One window of Deltaproteobacteria bacterium genomic DNA carries:
- a CDS encoding 4Fe-4S binding protein, which produces MVAKVDALHPWKEVPLGCVIKEAGNARRFKTGDWRSKERPVTDREKCIKCGECWIYCPDIAYSLRADGYYDWNSDYCKGCGICARECPKEAIQMIAEEK; this is translated from the coding sequence ATCGTGGCTAAAGTCGATGCCCTTCACCCCTGGAAAGAAGTCCCCTTGGGGTGCGTTATAAAGGAAGCCGGCAATGCCCGGCGGTTTAAGACCGGAGACTGGCGTTCTAAGGAACGGCCGGTGACCGATCGGGAAAAATGTATTAAATGCGGGGAATGTTGGATCTATTGCCCGGATATAGCTTATAGCCTGAGAGCAGACGGTTATTATGACTGGAACAGCGATTACTGCAAGGGCTGTGGAATATGCGCCCGGGAATGTCCCAAAGAAGCCATCCAGATGATTGCGGAGGAAAAATAA
- a CDS encoding pyruvate ferredoxin oxidoreductase subunit gamma — protein MIEVRFHGRGGQGAVTSAELIALAAIDEGQYAQAFPSFGPERRGAPVVAFLRVSQEPIRIRSKVYHPDIVVVLDPTLLDIVDVSAGLKPKGILVINTAKTLEQVKKDYGFKGRLAIVDAGKIAMEEMKVPITNTTMLGALIRAAGITRLESMTNPLAARFGKIAERNKKAMQRAFDETKIKE, from the coding sequence ATGATTGAAGTTAGATTTCATGGTCGGGGCGGGCAGGGAGCCGTAACCTCAGCCGAATTAATAGCCCTGGCGGCTATCGATGAAGGGCAGTATGCCCAGGCCTTTCCCAGTTTTGGACCGGAACGCCGAGGGGCTCCAGTAGTGGCCTTTCTCCGGGTCAGCCAAGAGCCTATCCGCATCCGATCCAAGGTCTATCACCCGGATATTGTAGTAGTACTCGATCCAACCCTTTTGGATATCGTGGATGTTTCCGCCGGGCTGAAACCCAAAGGGATCCTGGTCATCAATACGGCCAAGACCTTGGAACAGGTCAAAAAAGATTATGGGTTCAAAGGCCGGTTGGCGATTGTGGATGCCGGTAAGATCGCCATGGAAGAGATGAAGGTCCCGATTACCAATACGACGATGTTGGGGGCTTTGATCCGGGCAGCCGGAATCACCCGATTGGAATCCATGACCAATCCCCTGGCCGCCCGCTTTGGGAAGATCGCCGAACGAAACAAGAAGGCCATGCAACGGGCCTTTGACGAAACAAAGATCAAGGAGTAA
- the porA gene encoding pyruvate ferredoxin oxidoreductase produces MANRKGMEVSIAVSEAVKLANVDVISAYPITPQTHIVEHLSELVADGELQAAFVPVESEHSALSAAIGAAAVGSRAYTATSSQGLALMHEIMFIASSIRIPLVMTVVNRAISAPINIWNDLSDIMAERDCGWVQLFAINGQEAVDLTLQAFKIAEDPRVLLPVAVNLDGFILSHVIEPVEMPDQETVDRFLPVFKPTLRLHPDEPISIGAFGSPDVFTEVKKQVEEALIGSRKVATEVWKDFGTLFGRTYKPIESYKVKGAETLLVTMGSITETAMTAVDSLREKGQKVGLIHIRLWRPFPFKEFFQAIREAKVLAIVDRALVPGGAGGPVGLEIKSALFGKKERPYVAGFVAGLGGRDLTVEVFAEMVEKAGRYAQMQKEMPYEMIGVREK; encoded by the coding sequence ATGGCCAATCGAAAAGGCATGGAAGTTTCCATTGCCGTCAGTGAAGCGGTTAAGTTGGCCAATGTGGATGTCATCTCGGCCTATCCCATCACCCCTCAGACCCATATTGTGGAGCATCTCTCCGAGTTGGTGGCCGACGGAGAACTCCAGGCGGCCTTTGTCCCCGTTGAATCGGAACATTCGGCCTTGAGTGCGGCCATAGGGGCCGCAGCCGTCGGTTCCCGGGCCTATACGGCCACCAGTTCCCAGGGGCTGGCCCTGATGCACGAGATCATGTTCATTGCTTCCAGCATCCGGATACCGCTGGTCATGACCGTGGTCAACCGGGCCATCTCGGCTCCCATCAATATCTGGAACGACTTGAGCGATATTATGGCTGAACGGGATTGCGGCTGGGTCCAACTGTTTGCCATCAACGGCCAGGAGGCTGTGGACCTGACCCTTCAGGCCTTCAAGATTGCCGAAGACCCCCGGGTCTTGCTGCCGGTGGCGGTCAACCTGGACGGCTTTATTTTGAGCCATGTCATTGAACCGGTGGAAATGCCCGATCAGGAAACCGTGGACCGCTTTTTACCGGTCTTTAAACCAACCTTGCGACTCCATCCGGACGAGCCCATCTCCATCGGGGCCTTTGGAAGTCCGGACGTCTTTACGGAGGTCAAAAAACAGGTCGAGGAAGCCTTGATCGGCTCCCGGAAAGTAGCGACCGAGGTTTGGAAGGATTTCGGGACCCTCTTCGGACGGACCTATAAACCGATTGAATCCTATAAGGTCAAAGGGGCTGAAACCCTGCTGGTGACCATGGGCAGCATCACCGAAACGGCCATGACGGCCGTCGACAGCCTGCGCGAAAAAGGACAAAAGGTCGGGCTGATTCATATCCGCCTCTGGAGGCCCTTTCCCTTTAAAGAATTTTTTCAAGCCATCCGTGAGGCCAAAGTGTTGGCTATAGTGGACCGGGCCCTGGTCCCCGGCGGGGCAGGCGGCCCGGTAGGCCTGGAAATCAAGTCCGCCCTTTTCGGGAAAAAGGAACGGCCCTATGTGGCCGGATTTGTCGCCGGTCTGGGAGGCCGGGATTTGACCGTCGAAGTCTTTGCCGAAATGGTGGAAAAGGCCGGCCGATATGCCCAAATGCAAAAAGAAATGCCTTACGAAATGATCGGGGTGAGAGAGAAATGA